CTTTGTGTGTTAGTTCTGGGCTACAAGTCTGATCTTATTGGTGGGTTGCCTTGTGAGATTAGGAATAAAATCAGCCATCATTCTGCATTATTCTCTCCGTTGCTCTGCCTTCATGAGGATTTGTGTGATTGTTTGTACTTGTTGTAATGATGAATGTTATTTCTGTGCGGTGGAAACCTTGCATCTCCAAATTGTTaactttttcagcttttttcagCTTGACTCAATCCATTTTTGATAATATCCAGTGgggttttgaaaaggtttcaaaAGCCCAAAGAGAATTTTCTCAAACCATAATCGAGCATGTGATCCtttaactgaaatgaaaacattaaaaccaCTTGAATTGGAGCTGCAACGTTTTCACTTGACCTCAGTGACAGggagctattattattattattattattatttttttttttttcatcatattttattaCTTTGAACATTTAAAACACTTGCAAACTGACTCCTGgaatgtaaatgtgtcagttGTGTTATAAAAGTGTGATGGTGCTGTGAAAGACTATGTGAGCTGCTACTCAAATGTTCTGTGCAGTTTTACAGTAGAagtgatgggggggggggggcaaataATCAGAGTGGGTAGACGGCATGCAAACAGTCAACTTTCAATCTGCTGTGTTCTCTTTGTGTCAACTTTGGCTGCAAATGTTTCTGCCATGCACACGCTTGAGTTTtgcagttgtgtttttgtttatggtATGTGCGCAATATTGGGATGGCGatgcttttttcaaaatgtcaataAATGAACGGTTACTGGTTAATCTCGTCTTCAGTGGTGGTGCATTCAGATGCTCAACACAAATCTGCTTATTTCAAATCTTTATTAAGTGCAATAAAACTGacatcagataaaaaaaaaaaataagacaatgcAAAAAGGTATTGCTCAAGTGTTAAAAAGAGTAACTGATGTTCATCAAAAGCACAGAAGTACTTGAATGTCTGTTTTGGTGCTTTTATAGAAAGTTCATCCAGTTATCCACTACAGCCTTTTCCCACAAAAACTAGGTCCTCTCACCGTACGTTTGACAAAAtgttaagcatttttttttccaatggaCAGCATTTTGagtcaaaatacagtaggaGCCGACGACAGACACAACTAGAACAGAATACAATCTTCCCGTCTCAACATGTCATTTCTCAAAAAACATCAGGACCTTATTGTGTAAAAAGCCAAATCTACACAAAGGACCACAATATTCTTGCCTTACAGACCAAAGAAATACATCTCAGCGTAAGAGACTGTTGAGGCAGTATACCACATCTTGAATACAACACATGAAATGTCACAACATACTTTACATCCAATACATTTTGATCACCTGCACGCCATGCCGCTTTTATTATCAGTAGGAAATGTGCATGTAATATAGACGAGTAACACAAGCACAGACTTACGTTTGTGCAAATATATTTGGCATCAGATTCCATGTCAGTCTGCTTAGATAAGAAGTATTAAATACACCTGTCAAAGTTTGGGAAGACTTTAATCACACTTAAATACAACACAAATCTATGaacaaaaatccccaaaataaaatatatcactCGTAGATACTCTTGATCGCTTAagaataaaattacaaaaaaaaaaaaaaaaatgatgaacatGATCGCGAACCATCTTTAAGGCGCTTGGGTGAGTCATGACATTGATTTGGTGACCGAAAAAGACACAATGTGATTCTGTCCTCCGGGTGTCCCAAACAATCTGGAGCCAATCTTCAAAGCTGATCTATCAAGGCAGATAGGCCTGGTCCAGCTCTCTAAGGGGCGCACCCCAAAAAGtttgacacatttattttactcAACCTCCCTCATCTCCTGCTCTTCATCCACACAGTGAACAAGGTGGatgtcaaaacacacagcaggctACATCTGCCCTATACACCTCATATATACAGGAGGAGGCGTGGCGAGGTCACTTTGGATTACTGAACCACAGATTACTGCACTGGCCTGATTTAAAGCCCCAGTGTTATTACCAGATACTAACTAAGAGAGGCAGGAGTTGACACTGGCTGATTTCGGTGTTGTTGGGAAATTATCAAGTATAGTATAGAAGCAACAGATGCCATTAACACAGAGTGGGGAAAAATGAATGCTGAAACGAGCCCTGTGCAAGGAAGCAGGACAGTGGCCGCAATTTGTAACAAACGTAAAAGACGAGCTCTACTACTGCCTTCTCTCCGCCTCTTCATCACGCAGGACGCAGAAATCTCTTTTATTGCAGAATCTCACACCCACAGATTCGtatgaaaacataaatatttcatGAGTGGATAGTCTGAAgcgaactctttttttttaatcaaatggaAATGATTCCTCGCCGCGCCAGACCCTCGAAACAGTTCCATCTTTAGGCTTCGTAAAACCTTTCGATTTTCTTTGTGACGGTGGCTCCTCCTGTTACGGTCCTCTGAACCACTTCCTTGGTGACCTGGCGGGTCACCATGCCGCCGGTCTCGGTGTGCTGTGTGGTCATCATCATCCCATCTGTTACGCAGAAGGAGACGTAGTGTTAgtggctctgtctgtgtgtaggtgAAGGACTGAGCCATCAATTAAAGGGGCGCGGGAGATAAAACTCTGCAACACAACAATATGTTTGTGTGACATGGGAACCATACCTGAGAAGAAGGGGTCGTTGTACATGGTGTGGGAGACGTTGGTCCGCGTGCTAACCTCTGTTGGCAGCTGGAAAACATCTCTTCTTgtcactgattggctgttgtACTGGGACAAAGCACCTAATgggggaaggagagagcaaaGTGATATCTTAGCATATTGTCACAAGTTCTGTCTTCTGTAGGATATTAGGTGACGTTAAAGGATGGGTTTGGTATTTTTCGGTCCATAAAAGCCCATATTCAAATTTTGATTCGTATCAATGATTATACACAGCACAACCTCTCCACTAGTTTTACTGATGAGAAACTTATAGCCACCtcttcaatcaatcaaccaatcactttatttgtccccagtgGGGCGATTGATTATGCAGCAGTAGGATGTATGAGCACCCATAAACACAGGGTGCAACAAAATtaaagaacataaaaacataaacacacagtaaaaatactcaattaaattaaaagataatTAATAATCAATTAAACAACGGAaacaacaggaaattaaaatgtgaaattaaaacacGACGCGCAAatgactatttttttctttttttgtatttattcagaACACGTTTTAAATAACTACTGTTTGGTACTATACTTGGGACTACTTTTTACAACAACCACAGCACATCCCAACGATTGGTAACCTTCCACAGAAAATGGGCTGCACTTCCTGTCTCCTAAGCCGGCGCGCAGTATGTGCATACATCGGTATCGGCATGAGCAAGCAGCCAAAAGAGTTAATATATTGGCTTATTGGAAATCAGCAAAGTATTGGTAGCAATGAGGTTGTGCTATGTTGAAAAATGGCCAAGTTATTCTTTAAGTACATTCGTTATTGAACACTGTGTTTTCGCATTAAAATTCATTGTACCTCCATCCTGAGATTCAATGGTGATgatgccctctctctctgggccGAAGCCCTGTGTGGTCCTGGCCTGAACTTTGAACTTGTAGGGCACGTTCTCTGTCAGGTTTGGGACCGTCAGACTGGTCTCAGCACTGTCCCCGTTCACCTGGAAGGAACGGACGTCTCCTGGAGGAAACAGGATGAATTCAAAGTCAGGAAAAATGGTCAGGTGGAAACGTGGTcaggaaaagtgaaaagtgtTAGCAACACAGCTTCTATGGATGACTGTTTATCCATGAGAatcttttttgcacttttttggaCAATAGGTTGAAAGACAACTGTGTTATATCAAGATTGACagaagcaaaacagacatttaatcAGAAATGTAATCGATTTATTTATACTTCAggttttgattgattgagatctttatttcgaacataaacagcagtaaatcaaacaaaaacaaaataacaatcaatactaaataaaggtaaataagaaaacaaaggccaaaataaagtaaaataaagaaaaataaaataaaataagatgcatctatcatcattaacatgctcgaaaaggagtaggaagaagtaaaacttatTTAATCCTACCCCCTAATCTCTATTTCATTATAATCAGtgtgaaaataatttgttcatctgtaatttctgcagaaaaacacaaaatgtatcaaataaaaataaaattatatacagtatacatatgtatatatatatgtatctatctatctatctatctatctatctatctatctatctatctatctatctatctatctatatctatatagatatagatatagatagatagatagatagatatagatagatagatatctgtacacatatatacatatacacacatgcacaatatatacatacacacaaacacatgcaggtgaAGGTAGAAGTGCAGTCTTTCCCCACAAAATACAAAGCAGAACTACATCTGCTTCTGCAAGCCTCACCTCCACCATGCAGCTGTTCACAGGTGACCACGTAGCCCAGGATGTCTCCGTTGGGTTTGCGAGGTTTCTCCCAGCTGAGCTGCAGGGCGTCGGGGCTCAGCGCCGTGAAGACCAGGGGGCCTGGGGCACTGGGGGTGCTCAGGGTGAACGGAGAGCCTggagggaagaggaaaagagggaaaatagGGAGAACACAAGGTGGGATGGAAGAGATGGATAGGAAAGGTCATTGTATGAAGATATCAAGATATTTCAAACTGAGTACATATTATGCCATTCGGGTGATGCTTTCATCCAAAGTGCATTTCACTAACATGAGTGCACATATTTTTAGCATGAGTGGTTTCAGTGGGAATCAAGCCTGAACCCTGGCAGAGTGAGTGCCATCGACTACCCACTGAACAAAATGTTCTCATTtgttatatatatctatacagCACATGTTTTTGAATTTAATCTTCAGATTGcatataacaaaaatatttttcatctatttttcaCCAATTTTGTTTGTCTCCATATATTCTACTGCTGTCATTTTGCACACCTCACATTTATGCTTTAAAATTCATACatttcataaaaaaatcatatgtaTAATTTGTCTTCATATGTTCtagtgttgaaattgttcattgCATTATCTGTAATACACCTGATTTCCCTTATTTCTCCATTGGCATCCTTTCTTTGTCTctacaggttaaaaaaataacaagaggaCGCAAAAAGGTGTGAAAGGGTGGACACAATCAGGCTGAGTACCTGGCATGGGGCTGAGGGGGCTCTTGGGGTCGACAGCTGACTCAATGGTGatgactccctctctctctggaccCCAGCCCTCCTGGCTCTGGGCCTTCACCTTGAACAGGTAGGAGTGATTGGGCAGCAGGTCCTGGACGATCACAGAGTTCTCTGCTGGGTTGGTGACGTTGATGCGCTTCACCTCACCTAGTGAGGACACAGGATGTTCAGTCACAGGGTTTTTCAATGAATGGGATGCAAACAGAAATCTAAAAGCCTTATGCGCTGAATCTCTAGCTTAAAAGAACATATTAAAGTTGTAATCTGCAAGATACAGAATCCCCTGTCTTCACTTCATTCTTCATTATCTCAGATTACTCTCATATGGCGCCTCCACACCAAATTTTAGAGCTGTTTGCATATTGTTGATAATGATGTTGGATGTGTTGCATGACACTGAGCGTGCTTTAAGAGATGAAATCAAGTCTCAAGACTCTAATCGAGTAGAAAGAACCATGATGGGATTCATTTACCTCCGTTGAGCAGCTGGTAGAGGACAGAGTAGCCCAGGATGTCCCCCTCACAGTGGGGCTCCTGCCAGCTGACCTTGAGGGCAGTGGGACCCAGGGCAGAAAACACCAGCCTGGTGGGAGTATCTGGGATGCCTGGAGTGAGCCTCGTATCTGAGGGAGGTGCATCGAGAGGATAAGGATGAAGAGACTGAGGTATATGGTCAAtataaagatgtatctctggtTATATTCAGACAAGCGAAAAGATGGATGAATAAGTCAAAATTTAGTGTCCTACCGCTGAGTCCaagaacaaaacagacagagcGGCAGGAAGGCAGAGGACTGAAAGGGGTAAGCACTATGCATCACGCTGGCAAACACCTCCAGTGCCTACATGCTTGTATGAACTGCAAGACTCACCCTGGAGCACCCTATCCAGGTTTAGCAGTGCATCGTTGACGTCAGAAGACTGGGTCCTGGCCCTCATACCCTGAGACAGGCTGTAGCTGAACTGGCTCTGAGAGTTGCTCTCAGTTCCGCTGTAGCCAAACCCACCTGAGGGCGCATTGAGCAGAGAGGCAaacaaggaggagaaggaggccaGATATAGAAAGGTAAGGATGGAAGAAGAGGTGGGAAAAAGGGGTGGTGGCCAAGAAGGGGAAGGGGGCAGTCAACAGatggaggacgaggaggaggaaaaatgtAGAGCAGAGGAAGgttgagaggaggggagagagggagaaaacgcGAAAGTCAGCATAGCAAAGTCTGTGTGGATCAGCTTGCTGTGCAGCCAACAGCCCCATCCCTGCTAACAGATGTCCAAGCCATCGGTCTCATGCACTTGCAAAACAGACTTAATACATTTGCCAAGGCAGCTCCAAAGTAAAATCTTTCCTTGGCCAGAAAGATATGGCTACCTCCTTTCACATTTACTTTGGAATGAATTAAAAGGGCTGCCAAGCCAAGGTCTAAACCATACCTAGATCTGGGAAATTGCTTGATATGTCCCCCATGACGATAGAGTCCCGGATGTTTTCATCTGTATAGCCCCTGTTCTCGGAGCGCTTCCTCATGATAACTTCTTTTGTGTGTACTCCACCTCCTTCCATCATGACACCTCGAGAGAGTGAGTTTCCTACACAGAGAGGGGAAGATATGGATAAAGGATAAAGATAATCCTGGATTTTCCACCTGCATTTTCCCCAAAGAATTTCATGGCAACTATCTAACCTGGTCCAGACATATAGGTGGTGGTTGTCTCCATGGTGGTCATGGAGCCTCCTGCTCCTCTATAGTTTGAGCTCAGGGTGGACATAGGAGAGGACGACGCTGACAGGTTGCGTGATGCTGAACCACCTGGGAAAAGGAAGTTCTGGTCCCACTTTCCATTCATCATGTGATCTGTAAAacaccacagtgagagccagcATTGTCAGCAGAGAAAATCTGAAATTGAGCAGTTAGATCTGACGCAAGCATTATGAAATCAAACTGCAAATAATTCAGGCGGGTCagaggccaaaaaaaaagaataaataaaaaaataaataaaatccagcCACAAGACAGAAACAATTCATAGCTGCAAGAAAAAGGTGTCATCGCGCTACCTCCCCTGCAGAAATGGGGATGTATGTAGATATGATGTAGATGAACCCACTGTTTCAACAGCTGCACAGTAAATAAGCCTTTACACACCCGACAAGCTGCCTCCACATCACTACCTCCCCAGTGGAGTGGAGagatgacagacagagacaggcaccTGTAAAAAGCCTGCCCATGATCATCAACTGGAGGTGGGGCAGTTGATGCCAGTGTGCCCCTCTCTGGGTAGGTGGTGGGAGGACCAGGGTGCAAGGCTCAGGGATAGATGGCACTGATGCCAGCTAGGGGCACAAAATGGCAAAGGTTCTGAAGCCGAAGGCTGAATGATTAGCCAACTGATGACACTTAACCCAGGATCAAATCACGCTGGCAGAGAGAAGCGGCAGCCTCTTAGCCGGGCGCCTGACTAGTTGTGCACCATAGCTGGCATGCTATCTGtcctgcctgtctatctgctGGGCGAATTGGGGCGGTCATCACCTGGCAGGGGTGTTTGTGTGCGGCTGGGGCGGGGGGCCTCATCTGAGCTcgcctctgtgtctgtgctgaaGCGCTGCTGGGGGATGATGTCCACTTTCTTTCTCCAGGACACCTTACGGAGATCCAGGTTGGACCCCAGTAACTTGACATAGTTCCAGCCTTGTTATCGGGGCAGGAGAAGCAAGCAGTCGAAGGATAGGTTTGTAGGCAAGATGGGGAAATGGCGCGGTAATAATGACTTTAGAAGAAAGTACAATACACTGTATGTTTGATACCAAACTAGTGGAGGAGTTGGTTTCTCAGTTCAAAAGGAGGTTAGATCAGGGATATAATGGCTTGTGTCAGAAGTCCAATTCCTCTTGTGAGCAAGGTATAAAGTCAGCAGTATCTTGAAAACGGGTAACTGACTGGGAGCATGGGAATGGATGCAGAAAGCAAGAGGGTGTTGATAGATTTAATGAAGTCAGGCTGCGCGATTTGTGATCATAAAGCAATACGACTCCAAATATCTGGAAATGCATTGGAAGCAGATTTTGTTACAGCCTGACTGGGGCAGAAAAAGTGTCCGACAGATGGTAGCGATGAAGAACACAGAGGCATGATGAAGACAAGGGACACAGACAATGATGCCGTTCCTGAGCCACTCAGCTCTTCCTTAATGTCATTGTTgagaaaaggggaagaaaaTGAATACCATGCTATttcagaaacaggaaaaaaatgaaacgtgaagagaaacagcaacaaagagaagagaagagaagagaagagaagagaagagaagagaagagaagagaagagaagagacttTCACAGCCCCCAGTTTTTCCGGTGACCTTAATTATGCAAGTTGGATGACAACAGCCTCTGTGCCTTTACAGCAAACTGACATTTATCGGTCCTGTCCACTTTCACTATAAGTACAATACATTCTCGCCACAAGAACAACACAAAATCCCTTAGAGCACTGGGAATGTGAGCTGGAATAATTATATCCACAGTGGCAGCGATATCTCACACTTCTGGTGTCTAAAAGCACAAACAATCCAATCAGACAAACAGAGGCCTGGCAGTCACATGTATATATGCAAAGCCAAAACAAGGTTCAGAATATAGCCCTAGCATAATGTGTTTACACTGTCAGCAATTATGAGCGGCTTGTCGCATTAGCTCTGGGTACCCACCATCACCAGAGACGCTGGGCGTTTTGGAGCCTGCGGGAGATTTCAGCACTTCACTGCTGTACATCAGAAAACTGTCATACTCGTCTCCTGCCTCTGCATCCACGATAGGGATGTCTGGGATAATGGGAACTGGGaaaagaaacaggagaaataaatcacacaaaatTCAAATCACAACAACTAAACAAGCCAAGTTCAATGTCAATTCAAATCAGTTCATAATATGGCATTTTGGCACAGTAAATAATTGACAAACTGTTTTGGACAAGTAGCAGTTATTGACGTTTATGaatgtctttttcattttgatgctaTATTTGCATATTGTATCAACATCTGGTCAAAGTGTGCTGTGTATTCTTTTGAGGAAAATGTAAGCTCATCTGTTCTGGAGGTGTGTTTGCCCCACACTTACTTGACAGAGGTCTGGCAGGCTGTGAGGCCAGGTTGATGGTGGCATCTCTGAAGGGGCCCCAGCCCACGCTGTTCTTGGCCCGGACCTTGTACTGGTAGGTCTGGGCATTCTGGAGGTTCTCGATCAGCAGCATGCGCTTCTTAGGGTTGTCAATCTTCACTTTCTTAGCTGCTCCCACAGGTTCTgttcagaaaacaaagacatcaCGTGGCCACATTAGGATAACAATCCAAGTTACATGATgatacagaaaaacacaatgaaacttGACATGGCCTCTAAAACTACAGGATGGTGATGAAGACGCATGAGATGATgtgaaacaaaagacagaacaTAGAAGTATATTTTCAATGGAAGGAGGGATATGAGCCACTTACTCATGTCATCATCGATGGGCGTGTAGATGACCTCGTAAGCTGTGATTTTGCCATTGGTCTCTGCAGGCTCTGCCCAACTGAGCTGAGTGACAGTTGGACTGATGACATTGAAGGCCAGTCGACCAGGCTCCCCAGGTACTGGAGAAAGATGGAGTACAGTTAAACCTGTTTCTTCTATATGCTTATTAAATGCTGATTTTGACTGTCTCGGGTTTGTCCATCATATCTACTGTGATCTACAACCAGGCGGTTCCTAATGACTTGAAAGGAACCGAAGTGAACTGAGTCCAGAGAGTAATTACCATCCTCCAGCGTTTGACAGGGGATGATGTCGGTGTCGTAGCCATCTCCAATGTTGTTGTAGGCACACACTCGCATCTCATAGTCACAATAGGGATACAGGTTGGTGAGCTCAGCTTGAGGGGTCTTCACGTCTAAGACCTTGGCATCTTTCTCTGGGTCGCCATAGATCCAGTACTTCACCTAGGAGGCACAAGGACAACTGTGTAAGCAAATGCAAGGCCTATTCCATATAAAAGGTATCACCTGGCGGTTTAAAACATGTGACCAACGCTGATTTGATGCTTACGGTTTTGCGTGGGTGACTGCAGTGCACCACATTTGTACAACAAACGCCTTCAAACACTCAAACTACAGGTAGACAAACAATTTTTCCACACCTTGTACCCAAGGGGATTTCCAGATGGTGGGTCCCAGTTGAGGCGAATGTTCTTAGGACCGATGGCAGTGGCTTTGGCGTTAGTTGGAGAGAAGAGATGACCCCCAGGAGATGTGCATACCTGGTTGACAAAGCCCATACCCATTTTTTCCATCTGGACCATCTCTGGAGACTTGGGAACTGCAGGAGGACAGGGGGGAGGAGAAGAAGTCAAGAAGACTGGGAGATTGAGAGGACTGCCAGATACATATTTGGCAAATAAAATTGTGAGAATAATTGGGGTAAGacattacaaaatgtatttggACACTTGATAAACATCGTTGTATTCCACCATCAAGTGCAGAAATGCTGAACAATTGCaactagtgtgtgtgcatgagtattaaaaaatattgtaaagtAAAAATGGCTTTCTCTAGTGCATGTGGTCCTCAATTTTATATTTCTGATTTTGTATTTAATGGTCTCTACATCTCATTTTACCTCCATCAGTGACATTGACCAGGGTGGTTTTCCTCTCTCCAACAATAGCACTGGTACTTGGGTCAAAAAGTTCCAGCTGGAAGGTCTCTGGCTGGATGGGGCCTGGGTGGGCCCGCGGGTCGATCACTATATTCTTCTCCGACTCTCCAGGACCAAACTTGAGAGGACCAGAGAGGTCGAAGCGCTGGGCCTTTTTGGTGCGCCACTTCACAGTGACAGGGCCATCCTGGTTGCGAGTGCGGACCACAGGGATAGTGTAGGTTGGGTCGGATGTGGTGAAGTTCTGTGTGCCCTTCTTGAACATCATGACACTGGGTTCTGGATGAGGACAGAtgatggaaagagagggaacCTTAGCAATCACTGTTTTAGCTTGGTGCATGGGTCTAAAACATTTGCCTAAGCCCTCTTGTATCTTTTCACCTGCTTGGTCTGCGATGGTGACTGTAGTTCTGGGGTAGCGACCCAGTTTGGCACCCTGCCGCGGGTTGCTGAGATCCATGACAAACTGCTTGACCTGTTTGCCCTCCAGGAGGCCATCTTTCTCCCCCAGCTCCAGCAAACGAACAGGTACTGTCTTCTGCGTCTCACCGGGACCATACGTCAGGTCTCCTTCCACAGTCACATAATCCTAAAACATACCAACAGAATAGGATTGGATCAGGCCTTAGGGTCACTGCTGACCTGTATTTTACTGACTTGTCAAGGCAAGCTGGCTGCAGCTTCCTCCGGCTTGTTCACTCCATGCATGTTTGCAGCAGTTTATTCAAACCCTGGGCCATTTACCTTTAGTTTTGATCATTTGGACAAGTGAGAACAAAGCCATTTAAAgttaaagaaagaagaaagaaataacCACCTGAAATTTCAGTCCTCCTTTTGATTGAACAATGTTAACCTATacaatttgaattaaaaaaaaaaacataaaaaaaacataaagtggAAAACATAATGTGGGTTGCGGCTCACCTTCTTGTCCTTGGCCGTGAGGTCCCGTGTGCGATAGGTGACTTGTGTGCGTCCATCCTCAATGATCTCTCTGCTGATGGGGATGTTGGCCACTCCGTCCTGCCTGCTGTAGGTGTAGGCCGGCTGGAGGAATGAGAACACACTCGTGGCTGgggaagaggaagcagagaaTCCACAAGagcaaatatttaaatttcGCATGACTCAAATCACAGGGACTGGATGATTCACTCTTCTAATTCTCTTTGATTCCAATACACAGTCTGCAGAGGAAACTGCAGATTGTTTTAACGGTTTACCAACAGAGTCCTGTTGTGCATCACATGGCACCCGAGATATCCTACCATGCTctttgatgatggtgatgttgaCAAAGCGTTTTCCAATATCAGCGATGCCCAGTGGTACGTCTATGGCCTCCACTTGTAGTTGCTTCTTGTCATCGTCTTCATCCTTGACAAAGAGTGGGACATGGACATCCACTGACTCCACGCCCTCCTGGAACTCCACTGCCCCAGCAGCctctgcagagagggaggagataaGCTTGCATTTATATCAGACTGCACACATGGGTCAGAAAAAATGATTTGTAGTGATCTGTGCCAGCTTTTGTGATTTGACcactaacattttttaaatactgagataaatcttcgtaataactataTATCCATGCACACAGAATGtccaaatatttacaaaatactTGAGCATATAAAAACAGACTTGagcacatctcacacacacacacacacacacctctgtctgTGGCTACGGTGTAGTAGCCAGGCACCACTTTGAGGTCACTGAAACTGCCGGACTGGACGTTTTTCTCTGTCACTTTGACAATATCAGGGAAGCTGGAGCGAGGAGCAGACAGGACAGTGTCCACGATGGTATGGTCCTGCCTGGAGAGCAGATAACGGGAAGATAAGTTAAGAGATCTGTGAGATTTAAGGGTCAGAGAAGGACAATAAGTTCTGTTGTCTTAGAGTCGCGTTCGTCAGTGTTTTACCTTTTCCCGGCATTTCTTTGTgttctgcaaaaacagaaaacagaacataTTGATGAGTAAGAGGAGAGACATTTCATTTCTACTTTTGTGTTAATTGGTGAATGGAAATTTTGCAGTAATTTCAGATAacatgaaatgtaaatgaaacGGGCAAAATACTGTAAGTTGCAGTTACAAACAGCAGTAGAGGACagcaaaaaattagaaatgtaTAGATTGCGGCCTTAAGAAAGTATATGGAATAGAAACAGTAATAGCTGAAGAATGTACTGAGATGTAGAACATGGTATAAAGTATAATATGTCATAAGagagcacaaaacaaacattacataCAGTAGATTATGCAACTTGGCGCCTCTCACCTGAATGAAGTCTTCTGAACTTTCTGAGCCCCGGGAATCTGCTTGTACACCTCGTTGAGCTGGAGAGATGAACAAAATCACAACCTTCAGTGACACTGTCAACAGTTTTGAGGGGAGCAGAGAATTAAAAACCCACACGTGGACACACTCACATTATCGGCCACATCCTTGCGCAGTAGTTCGGTGTCTCTGGCTTCAGGGCGGGACAGGTGTTCTGTGAACAGCCTGTTGAGACGGAGCGAGATGGGGAACTGGACTACAgatggagaagaaagagaggaataaTTTAAAACACTATAGCATCCATCTTGCTCTGCTACCTCATCGGCCTAACAGGAGAACTGGAACTCCACATTTTGTTTGTCACTCACTGGTCTCTTTCGGGTTGGGCTGAATCTGAGCCTGGGGGTGATTTGGTCCTCGGTGGACATTGTCGGTGACCTTCCAGCGAACCACATCAGTGCCTTTGGGTGGGCCCGTCCTCACCAT
This genomic interval from Myripristis murdjan chromosome 19, fMyrMur1.1, whole genome shotgun sequence contains the following:
- the itgb4 gene encoding integrin beta-4 isoform X2, which produces MGRWTLHLSVGLGLLAVLLTSYCVDGNYCLAAKDSTCSACIQSGKDCAYCPDETFDGPRCDLIQNIKAHGCSAGAIITASSSMRIEQEEKINVKLQQAQVSPQLMSMSFLPGQERTVDMEVFAPTKGPLDLYILMDFSNSMADDLDNLKSMGKDLALLVEKLSNDPTIGFGKFVDKVVEPQTDMRPVKLQQPWPNSDPPFSFKNVIKLTSDLDFFTSELQNERISGNLDAPEGGFDAILQAAVCGDKIGWRAHSTHLLVFSTESAFHYEGDGANVLAGILPRNDEECHLDTSGKYTEDTKQDYPSVPTLVRLLGKHNIIPIFAITNHSYTYYEKLSQYFPIAEVGLLQEDSSNILSIMEKAFESIRSKMSIRAEDRPKALTAQFLSSSGDVAQFGDFHVRPGEIGKFKVRLKAERQIEEQHVCQMDEEDKKGTIRVKPTTFSTALNIKAEVLCPVCDCEQNPSLKATRCNGNGDLVCGKCRCYEGWMSAFCNCSASASSRDSAMCLGPGMKEPCSGRGDCQCGTCVCYDPEQYEGPYCQYDKTQCQRSGGFLCNARGSCVMGACACSMGWGGPACECPKSNQTCLDTKGGICNGRGQCVCGRCECLDAGVPLTRTCEANFQAQLGMCEAKRSCVQCQAWKTGERKDKEKCDECTFKVVMVDELKESDKVIDSCSFRDEDDDCTYYYTVDYPEDPNVKELEVQVLKKKECPPGGFLWLIPLIMFLMLLLGLLLLCCWKYCACCKACLALLPCCGKGRMVGFKEDEYLLRQSLLTSDHLDTPMVRTGPPKGTDVVRWKVTDNVHRGPNHPQAQIQPNPKETIQFPISLRLNRLFTEHLSRPEARDTELLRKDVADNLNEVYKQIPGAQKVQKTSFRTQRNAGKRQDHTIVDTVLSAPRSSFPDIVKVTEKNVQSGSFSDLKVVPGYYTVATDREAAGAVEFQEGVESVDVHVPLFVKDEDDDKKQLQVEAIDVPLGIADIGKRFVNITIIKEHATSVFSFLQPAYTYSRQDGVANIPISREIIEDGRTQVTYRTRDLTAKDKKDYVTVEGDLTYGPGETQKTVPVRLLELGEKDGLLEGKQVKQFVMDLSNPRQGAKLGRYPRTTVTIADQAEPSVMMFKKGTQNFTTSDPTYTIPVVRTRNQDGPVTVKWRTKKAQRFDLSGPLKFGPGESEKNIVIDPRAHPGPIQPETFQLELFDPSTSAIVGERKTTLVNVTDGVPKSPEMVQMEKMGMGFVNQVCTSPGGHLFSPTNAKATAIGPKNIRLNWDPPSGNPLGYKVKYWIYGDPEKDAKVLDVKTPQAELTNLYPYCDYEMRVCAYNNIGDGYDTDIIPCQTLEDVPGEPGRLAFNVISPTVTQLSWAEPAETNGKITAYEVIYTPIDDDMKPVGAAKKVKIDNPKKRMLLIENLQNAQTYQYKVRAKNSVGWGPFRDATINLASQPARPLSIPIIPDIPIVDAEAGDEYDSFLMYSSEVLKSPAGSKTPSVSGDDHMMNGKWDQNFLFPGGSASRNLSASSSPMSTLSSNYRGAGGSMTTMETTTTYMSGPGNSLSRGVMMEGGGVHTKEVIMRKRSENRGYTDENIRDSIVMGDISSNFPDLDTRLTPGIPDTPTRLVFSALGPTALKVSWQEPHCEGDILGYSVLYQLLNGGEVKRINVTNPAENSVIVQDLLPNHSYLFKVKAQSQEGWGPEREGVITIESAVDPKSPLSPMPGSPFTLSTPSAPGPLVFTALSPDALQLSWEKPRKPNGDILGYVVTCEQLHGGGDVRSFQVNGDSAETSLTVPNLTENVPYKFKVQARTTQGFGPEREGIITIESQDGGALSQYNSQSVTRRDVFQLPTEVSTRTNVSHTMYNDPFFSDGMMMTTQHTETGGMVTRQVTKEVVQRTVTGGATVTKKIERFYEA